In one Cygnus olor isolate bCygOlo1 chromosome 27, bCygOlo1.pri.v2, whole genome shotgun sequence genomic region, the following are encoded:
- the LOC121060426 gene encoding G protein-coupled receptor kinase 5-like isoform X3, whose translation MPEPSAVASRGLASASPGRAALAGHQLGAVLMSGPCRDDFTRQVSAREERLQRGRAVAPSSSPSPSGTERDLARRSQAPRADQSARWGEKETRCLREGARAGRGIVQGGSLRPSGPCPPHRGGGGKRKGRSKKWREILRFPHISQCNELRRGLEPDYGSLCEKQPIGRLLFRQFCETRPELLRCIRFLDAAADYELAPDEKRKEMGEEIIFRFLRQESPDYLPEISQAHVSQCLEELQKSPCKELFSSCLHPLRQYLSRAPFADYLDSMYFDRFLQWKYLERQSVTKDTFRQYRILGKGGFGEVCACQVRATGKMYACKKLEKKRIKKRKGEAMALNEKQILEKVNSRFVVSAVPRGAGRLGGAGADGGAQVSLAYAYETKDALCLVLTIMNGGDLKFHIYNMGNPGFKDERVVFYAAEICCGLQHLHQEGIVYRDLKPENILLDDDGHIRISDLGLAIKIPEGETIRGRVGTVGYMAPEVINNERYAFSPDWWGLGCLVYEMIAGQSPFRARKERVKREEVEKRVQEQQEHYSDKFSEDARAICMLLLAKDPQQRLGCGADGAAEVKRHPFFRTINFKRLEAGITKPSFVPDPRAVYCKDVLDIEQFSTVKGVNLDQADNDFYAKFATGSVSIPWQNEMIETECFKDLNVFGPNGTRSPDLDWRQLPEPPKRSLLQRLFRRHPADYTIGANVPSPQPAATNSHLPAAGAACQARSTAPAPS comes from the exons ATGCCGGAGCCCAGCGCAGTGGCGTCCCGCGGGCTCGCCTCGGCGTcaccggggcgggcggcgctggCCGGCCACCAGCTCGGAGCCGTGCTGATGTCAGGTCCCTGCAGGGATGACTTCACGCGCCAAGTATCTGCCCGGGAGGAGCGGCtgcagcggggccgtgccgtTGCCCCCTCCTCGTCCCCGTCTCCATCGGGGACAGAGCGTGATCTGGCCAGGCGCTCGCAGGCCCCGCGCGCAGACCAGTCGGCGCggtggggagagaaggaaaccAGATGTTTACGGGAGGGAGCCCGTGCGGGACGCGGCATTGTTCAGGGAGGAAGCCTGCGCCCCTCCGGACCCTGCCCGCCCCACCGAG GTGGTGGCGGCAAGCGGAAAGGCCGGAGCAAGAAGTGGAGGGAGATCCTGCGGTTCCCGCACATCAGCCAGTGCAACGAGCTGCGGCGAGGCCTGG AGCCGGACTACGGCAGCCTGTGCGAGAAGCAGCCCATCGGGCGGCTGCTCTTCCGACAGTTCTGCGAGACGCGGCCGGAGCTCCTGCGCTGCATTCGCTTCCTGGACGCTGCG GCGGACTACGAGCTGGCCCCAGATGAGAAGCGCAAGGAGATGGGCGAGGAGATCATCTTCAGGTTCCTGCGGCAGGAG TCCCCCGATTACCTGCCCGAGATCAGCCAGGCCCACGTCAGCCAgtgcctggaggagctgcagaaaagcCCCTGCAAAGAGCtcttcagcagctgcctgca ccccctgcgcCAGTACCTGAGCAGGGCGCCCTTCGCCGACTACCTGGACAGCATGTACTTCGACCGCTTCCTGCAGTGGAAGTACCTGGAGAG GCAGTCGGTCACCAAGGACACGTTTCGGCAGTACAGGATCCTGGGCAAAGGCGGCTTCGGAGAG GTGTGCGCCTGCCAGGTGCGCGCCACGGGGAAGATGTACGCCTGCaagaagctggagaagaaaCGGATCAAGAAGCGGAAAGGGGAGGCGATGGCCCTGAATGAGAAGCAGATCCTGGAGAAGGTCAACAGTCGCTTCGTGGTGAGTGCGGTGccccggggcgcggggcggctcggcggggccggggctgacGGTGGCGCGCAGGTGAGCCTGGCGTACGCCTACGAGACCAAGGACGCGCTGTGCCTGGTGCTGACCATCATGAACGGCGGCGACCTCAAGTTCCACATCTACAACATGGGCAACCCCGGCTTCAAGGACGAGCGCGTGGTCTTCTACGCGGCCGAGATCTGCTGCGGCCTCCAGCACCTGCACCAGGAGGGCATCGTGTACAg GGACCTGAAGCCAGAGAACATCTTACTGGATGACGATG GCCACATCAGGATCTCCGACCTGGGGCTGGCGATCAAGATCCCCGAGGGCGAGACGATCCGGGGCCGCGTGGGCACCGTGGGCTACATGG CCCCCGAGGTGATCAACAACGAGCGCTACGCCTTCAGCCCCGACTGGTGGGGCCTGGGCTGCCTGGTGTACGAGATGATCGCGGGGCAGTCGCCCTTCCGTGCCCGCAAGGAGCGGGTGAAgcgggaggaggtggagaagcgggtgcaggagcagcaggagcactaCTCCGACAAGTTCAGTGAGGACGCCAGGGCCATCTGCATGCTG ctcctggccaAGGACCCCCAGCAGCGGCTGGGCTGCGGGGCGGACGGGGCCGCCGAGGTGAAGCGCCATCCCTTCTTCAGGACCATCAACTTCAAGCGCCTGGAGGCCGGCATCACGAAGCCCTCGTTCGTGCCGGAT ccccgggccgTGTATTGCAAGGACGTGCTGGACATCGAGCAGTTCTCCACCGTGAAAGGCGTCAACCTGGACCAAGCCGACAACGATTTCTACGCCAAGTTTGCCACCGGCAGCGTCTCCATCCCCTGGCAGAACGAG ATGATCGAGACCGAGTGCTTCAAGGACCTCAATGTCTTCGGACCCAACGGGACCCGCTCCCCGGACCTGGACTGGAGGCAGCTGCCCGAGCCCCCCAAGCGCAGCCTTCTGCAGCGCCTCTTCCGCCGCCAC CCAGCCGACTACACCATCGGTGCCAACGTGCCGTCCCCGCAGCCGGCAGCCACGAACTCGCACCTTCCCGCGGCCGGCGCCGCCTGCCAAGCCCGGAGCACGGCACCGGCACCGTCCTGA
- the LOC121060426 gene encoding G protein-coupled receptor kinase 6-like isoform X8, whose translation MPEPSAVASRGLASASPGRAALAGHQLGAVLMSGPCRDDFTRQVSAREERLQRGRAVAPSSSPSPSGTERDLARRSQAPRADQSARWGEKETRCLREGARAGRGIVQGGSLRPSGPCPPHRGGGGKRKGRSKKWREILRFPHISQCNELRRGLEPDYGSLCEKQPIGRLLFRQFCETRPELLRCIRFLDAAADYELAPDEKRKEMGEEIIFRFLRQESPDYLPEISQAHVSQCLEELQKSPCKELFSSCLHPLRQYLSRAPFADYLDSMYFDRFLQWKYLERQSVTKDTFRQYRILGKGGFGEVCACQVRATGKMYACKKLEKKRIKKRKGEAMALNEKQILEKVNSRFVVSLAYAYETKDALCLVLTIMNGGDLKFHIYNMGNPGFKDERVVFYAAEICCGLQHLHQEGIVYRDLKPENILLDDDGRVGARGWGPPTPPCRRPHQDLRPGAGDQDPRGRDDPGPRGHRGLHGPRGDQQRALRLQPRLVGPGLPGVRDDRGAVALPCPQGAGEAGGGGEAGAGAAGALLRQVQ comes from the exons ATGCCGGAGCCCAGCGCAGTGGCGTCCCGCGGGCTCGCCTCGGCGTcaccggggcgggcggcgctggCCGGCCACCAGCTCGGAGCCGTGCTGATGTCAGGTCCCTGCAGGGATGACTTCACGCGCCAAGTATCTGCCCGGGAGGAGCGGCtgcagcggggccgtgccgtTGCCCCCTCCTCGTCCCCGTCTCCATCGGGGACAGAGCGTGATCTGGCCAGGCGCTCGCAGGCCCCGCGCGCAGACCAGTCGGCGCggtggggagagaaggaaaccAGATGTTTACGGGAGGGAGCCCGTGCGGGACGCGGCATTGTTCAGGGAGGAAGCCTGCGCCCCTCCGGACCCTGCCCGCCCCACCGAG GTGGTGGCGGCAAGCGGAAAGGCCGGAGCAAGAAGTGGAGGGAGATCCTGCGGTTCCCGCACATCAGCCAGTGCAACGAGCTGCGGCGAGGCCTGG AGCCGGACTACGGCAGCCTGTGCGAGAAGCAGCCCATCGGGCGGCTGCTCTTCCGACAGTTCTGCGAGACGCGGCCGGAGCTCCTGCGCTGCATTCGCTTCCTGGACGCTGCG GCGGACTACGAGCTGGCCCCAGATGAGAAGCGCAAGGAGATGGGCGAGGAGATCATCTTCAGGTTCCTGCGGCAGGAG TCCCCCGATTACCTGCCCGAGATCAGCCAGGCCCACGTCAGCCAgtgcctggaggagctgcagaaaagcCCCTGCAAAGAGCtcttcagcagctgcctgca ccccctgcgcCAGTACCTGAGCAGGGCGCCCTTCGCCGACTACCTGGACAGCATGTACTTCGACCGCTTCCTGCAGTGGAAGTACCTGGAGAG GCAGTCGGTCACCAAGGACACGTTTCGGCAGTACAGGATCCTGGGCAAAGGCGGCTTCGGAGAG GTGTGCGCCTGCCAGGTGCGCGCCACGGGGAAGATGTACGCCTGCaagaagctggagaagaaaCGGATCAAGAAGCGGAAAGGGGAGGCGATGGCCCTGAATGAGAAGCAGATCCTGGAGAAGGTCAACAGTCGCTTCGTG GTGAGCCTGGCGTACGCCTACGAGACCAAGGACGCGCTGTGCCTGGTGCTGACCATCATGAACGGCGGCGACCTCAAGTTCCACATCTACAACATGGGCAACCCCGGCTTCAAGGACGAGCGCGTGGTCTTCTACGCGGCCGAGATCTGCTGCGGCCTCCAGCACCTGCACCAGGAGGGCATCGTGTACAg GGACCTGAAGCCAGAGAACATCTTACTGGATGACGATG GGCGCGTGGGGGCTCGGGGATGGGGCCCCCCAACCCCTCCCTGCCGCAGGCCACATCAGGATCTCCGACCTGGGGCTGGCGATCAAGATCCCCGAGGGCGAGACGATCCGGGGCCGCGTGGGCACCGTGGGCTACATGG CCCCCGAGGTGATCAACAACGAGCGCTACGCCTTCAGCCCCGACTGGTGGGGCCTGGGCTGCCTGGTGTACGAGATGATCGCGGGGCAGTCGCCCTTCCGTGCCCGCAAGGAGCGGGTGAAgcgggaggaggtggagaagcgggtgcaggagcagcaggagcactaCTCCGACAAGTTCAGTGA
- the LOC121060426 gene encoding G protein-coupled receptor kinase 5-like isoform X4: protein MPEPSAVASRGLASASPGRAALAGHQLGAVLMSGPCRDDFTRQVSAREERLQRGRAVAPSSSPSPSGTERDLARRSQAPRADQSARWGEKETRCLREGARAGRGIVQGGSLRPSGPCPPHRGGGGKRKGRSKKWREILRFPHISQCNELRRGLEPDYGSLCEKQPIGRLLFRQFCETRPELLRCIRFLDAAADYELAPDEKRKEMGEEIIFRFLRQESPDYLPEISQAHVSQCLEELQKSPCKELFSSCLHPLRQYLSRAPFADYLDSMYFDRFLQWKYLERQSVTKDTFRQYRILGKGGFGEVCACQVRATGKMYACKKLEKKRIKKRKGEAMALNEKQILEKVNSRFVVSLAYAYETKDALCLVLTIMNGGDLKFHIYNMGNPGFKDERVVFYAAEICCGLQHLHQEGIVYRDLKPENILLDDDGHIRISDLGLAIKIPEGETIRGRVGTVGYMAPEVINNERYAFSPDWWGLGCLVYEMIAGQSPFRARKERVKREEVEKRVQEQQEHYSDKFSEDARAICMLLLAKDPQQRLGCGADGAAEVKRHPFFRTINFKRLEAGITKPSFVPDPRAVYCKDVLDIEQFSTVKGVNLDQADNDFYAKFATGSVSIPWQNEMIETECFKDLNVFGPNGTRSPDLDWRQLPEPPKRSLLQRLFRRHPADYTIGANVPSPQPAATNSHLPAAGAACQARSTAPAPS from the exons ATGCCGGAGCCCAGCGCAGTGGCGTCCCGCGGGCTCGCCTCGGCGTcaccggggcgggcggcgctggCCGGCCACCAGCTCGGAGCCGTGCTGATGTCAGGTCCCTGCAGGGATGACTTCACGCGCCAAGTATCTGCCCGGGAGGAGCGGCtgcagcggggccgtgccgtTGCCCCCTCCTCGTCCCCGTCTCCATCGGGGACAGAGCGTGATCTGGCCAGGCGCTCGCAGGCCCCGCGCGCAGACCAGTCGGCGCggtggggagagaaggaaaccAGATGTTTACGGGAGGGAGCCCGTGCGGGACGCGGCATTGTTCAGGGAGGAAGCCTGCGCCCCTCCGGACCCTGCCCGCCCCACCGAG GTGGTGGCGGCAAGCGGAAAGGCCGGAGCAAGAAGTGGAGGGAGATCCTGCGGTTCCCGCACATCAGCCAGTGCAACGAGCTGCGGCGAGGCCTGG AGCCGGACTACGGCAGCCTGTGCGAGAAGCAGCCCATCGGGCGGCTGCTCTTCCGACAGTTCTGCGAGACGCGGCCGGAGCTCCTGCGCTGCATTCGCTTCCTGGACGCTGCG GCGGACTACGAGCTGGCCCCAGATGAGAAGCGCAAGGAGATGGGCGAGGAGATCATCTTCAGGTTCCTGCGGCAGGAG TCCCCCGATTACCTGCCCGAGATCAGCCAGGCCCACGTCAGCCAgtgcctggaggagctgcagaaaagcCCCTGCAAAGAGCtcttcagcagctgcctgca ccccctgcgcCAGTACCTGAGCAGGGCGCCCTTCGCCGACTACCTGGACAGCATGTACTTCGACCGCTTCCTGCAGTGGAAGTACCTGGAGAG GCAGTCGGTCACCAAGGACACGTTTCGGCAGTACAGGATCCTGGGCAAAGGCGGCTTCGGAGAG GTGTGCGCCTGCCAGGTGCGCGCCACGGGGAAGATGTACGCCTGCaagaagctggagaagaaaCGGATCAAGAAGCGGAAAGGGGAGGCGATGGCCCTGAATGAGAAGCAGATCCTGGAGAAGGTCAACAGTCGCTTCGTG GTGAGCCTGGCGTACGCCTACGAGACCAAGGACGCGCTGTGCCTGGTGCTGACCATCATGAACGGCGGCGACCTCAAGTTCCACATCTACAACATGGGCAACCCCGGCTTCAAGGACGAGCGCGTGGTCTTCTACGCGGCCGAGATCTGCTGCGGCCTCCAGCACCTGCACCAGGAGGGCATCGTGTACAg GGACCTGAAGCCAGAGAACATCTTACTGGATGACGATG GCCACATCAGGATCTCCGACCTGGGGCTGGCGATCAAGATCCCCGAGGGCGAGACGATCCGGGGCCGCGTGGGCACCGTGGGCTACATGG CCCCCGAGGTGATCAACAACGAGCGCTACGCCTTCAGCCCCGACTGGTGGGGCCTGGGCTGCCTGGTGTACGAGATGATCGCGGGGCAGTCGCCCTTCCGTGCCCGCAAGGAGCGGGTGAAgcgggaggaggtggagaagcgggtgcaggagcagcaggagcactaCTCCGACAAGTTCAGTGAGGACGCCAGGGCCATCTGCATGCTG ctcctggccaAGGACCCCCAGCAGCGGCTGGGCTGCGGGGCGGACGGGGCCGCCGAGGTGAAGCGCCATCCCTTCTTCAGGACCATCAACTTCAAGCGCCTGGAGGCCGGCATCACGAAGCCCTCGTTCGTGCCGGAT ccccgggccgTGTATTGCAAGGACGTGCTGGACATCGAGCAGTTCTCCACCGTGAAAGGCGTCAACCTGGACCAAGCCGACAACGATTTCTACGCCAAGTTTGCCACCGGCAGCGTCTCCATCCCCTGGCAGAACGAG ATGATCGAGACCGAGTGCTTCAAGGACCTCAATGTCTTCGGACCCAACGGGACCCGCTCCCCGGACCTGGACTGGAGGCAGCTGCCCGAGCCCCCCAAGCGCAGCCTTCTGCAGCGCCTCTTCCGCCGCCAC CCAGCCGACTACACCATCGGTGCCAACGTGCCGTCCCCGCAGCCGGCAGCCACGAACTCGCACCTTCCCGCGGCCGGCGCCGCCTGCCAAGCCCGGAGCACGGCACCGGCACCGTCCTGA